A stretch of the Neisseria sp. DTU_2020_1000833_1_SI_GRL_NUU_006 genome encodes the following:
- the ettA gene encoding energy-dependent translational throttle protein EttA, whose translation MSQQYVYSMLRVSKVVPPQKTIIKDISLSFFPGAKIGLLGLNGAGKSTVLRIMAGVDKEFEGEAVPMGGIKIGYLPQEPELDPEKTVREEVESGLGEVAAAQKRLEEVYAEYANPDADFDALAEEQGRLEAIIAAGSSTGGGAEHELEIAADALRLPEWDAKIGNLSGGEKRRVALCKLLLSKPDMLLLDEPTNHLDAESVEWLEQFLVRFPGTVVAVTHDRYFLDNAAEWILELDRGHGIPWKGNYSSWLEQKEKRLENEAKSEAARVKAMKQELEWVRQNAKGRQAKSKARLARFEEMSNYEYQKRNETQEIFIPVAERLGNEVIEFVNVSKSFGDKVLIDDLSFKVPAGAIVGIIGPNGAGKSTLFKMIAGKEQPDSGEVKIGQTVKMSLIDQSREGLQNDKTVFDNIAEGRDILQVGQFEIPARQYLGRFNFKGSDQSKIAGQLSGGERGRLHLAKTLLSGGNVLLLDEPSNDLDVETLRALEDALLEFAGSVMVISHDRWFLDRIATHILACEGDSKWVFFDGNYQEYEADKKRRLGEEGAKPKRIKYKPVTR comes from the coding sequence ATGTCCCAACAATACGTCTATTCTATGCTGCGAGTGAGCAAGGTTGTGCCGCCGCAGAAAACCATCATTAAAGATATTTCCCTTTCTTTCTTCCCCGGCGCGAAAATCGGTTTGCTCGGTTTGAACGGCGCGGGTAAGTCCACCGTGCTGCGGATTATGGCGGGTGTGGATAAGGAATTTGAGGGCGAAGCCGTGCCGATGGGCGGCATTAAAATCGGCTACCTGCCGCAAGAGCCGGAGCTTGATCCGGAAAAAACCGTGCGTGAGGAAGTGGAAAGCGGTTTGGGCGAAGTAGCCGCCGCGCAGAAACGTTTGGAAGAAGTGTATGCCGAGTATGCCAATCCCGATGCGGATTTTGACGCGCTGGCGGAAGAACAGGGCCGCTTGGAAGCGATTATCGCGGCGGGTTCGTCCACGGGCGGCGGTGCGGAACACGAATTGGAAATCGCCGCCGATGCGCTGCGCCTGCCGGAATGGGATGCCAAAATCGGCAATTTGTCCGGCGGTGAAAAACGCCGCGTCGCTTTGTGTAAACTCTTGTTGAGCAAGCCCGACATGCTTCTGCTGGACGAGCCGACCAACCACTTGGATGCGGAATCGGTCGAATGGCTGGAGCAATTCTTGGTGCGCTTCCCCGGCACAGTCGTTGCCGTAACACACGACCGCTACTTCCTCGACAACGCCGCCGAATGGATTTTGGAACTCGACCGCGGCCACGGTATTCCGTGGAAAGGCAATTACTCGTCTTGGCTGGAGCAGAAAGAAAAACGCTTGGAAAACGAGGCAAAATCCGAAGCCGCGCGCGTGAAGGCGATGAAGCAGGAATTGGAATGGGTGCGCCAAAATGCCAAAGGCCGCCAAGCCAAGTCTAAAGCGCGTTTGGCGCGTTTTGAGGAAATGAGCAACTACGAATACCAAAAACGCAATGAAACGCAGGAAATCTTCATTCCCGTCGCCGAGCGTTTGGGTAACGAAGTGATTGAATTTGTGAACGTTTCCAAATCGTTTGGCGACAAAGTGCTGATTGACGATTTGAGCTTCAAAGTGCCCGCGGGCGCGATTGTCGGCATCATCGGTCCGAACGGCGCGGGTAAATCGACGCTGTTCAAAATGATTGCGGGCAAAGAGCAGCCCGATTCAGGTGAAGTGAAAATCGGGCAAACCGTGAAAATGAGCCTGATTGACCAAAGCCGCGAAGGTTTGCAAAACGACAAAACCGTATTCGACAACATTGCTGAAGGTCGCGACATTTTGCAGGTCGGGCAGTTTGAAATTCCCGCCCGCCAGTATTTGGGACGCTTCAACTTCAAAGGCAGCGACCAAAGCAAAATCGCGGGGCAGCTTTCCGGCGGTGAACGCGGACGTTTGCACTTGGCGAAAACCTTGTTGAGCGGCGGCAATGTCTTGCTACTGGACGAACCGTCCAACGACCTCGACGTAGAAACCCTGCGCGCGCTGGAAGACGCATTGCTGGAATTTGCCGGCAGCGTAATGGTGATTTCGCATGACCGCTGGTTCCTCGACCGCATCGCCACGCATATCTTGGCTTGCGAAGGCGATTCGAAATGGGTGTTCTTCGACGGCAACTATCAGGAATATGAAGCCGATAAGAAACGCCGTTTGGGCGAAGAGGGTGCGAAACCGAAACGGATTAAATATAAACCGGTAACGCGTTGA
- the ubiD gene encoding 4-hydroxy-3-polyprenylbenzoate decarboxylase, with translation MKYKDLRDFIALLEQQGKLKRVAHPVSPHLEMTEIADRVLRAEGPALLFEHPIKPDGTRYDYPVLANLFGTPERVAMGMGADSVSKLREIGQTLAYLKEPEPPKGIKDAFSKLPLLKDIWSMAPNVVKNAPCQEIVWEGEDVDLYKLPIQHCWPKDVAPLVTWGLTVTRGPHKKRQNLGIYRQQLIGKNKLIMRWLSHRGGALDYQEFRKLNPDTPYPVAVVLGCDPATILGAVTPVPDTLSEYQFAGLLRGSRTELVKCIGNDLQVPARAEIVLEGVIHPNETALEGPYGDHTGYYNEQDHFPVFTVERITMRENSIYHSTYTGKPPDEPAVLGVALNEVFVPLLQKQFPEITDFYLPPEGCSYRIAVVSMKKQYAGHAKRVMMGCWSFLRQFMYTKFIIVVDDDVNVRDWKEVIWAVTTRMDPVRDTVLVENTPIDYLDFASPVSGLGGKMGLDATNKWPGETDREWGRVIKKDPAVTAKIDEIWEELGL, from the coding sequence ATGAAATACAAAGACCTACGCGACTTCATCGCCTTGCTCGAGCAGCAGGGCAAACTCAAGCGCGTCGCGCATCCCGTTTCCCCGCATTTGGAAATGACCGAAATCGCCGACCGCGTGCTGCGTGCCGAAGGGCCGGCGTTGTTGTTTGAACACCCGATTAAGCCCGACGGCACGCGCTACGATTATCCCGTGTTGGCGAACCTGTTCGGTACGCCCGAACGCGTGGCGATGGGCATGGGTGCGGACAGCGTGTCCAAACTGCGCGAAATCGGGCAGACGCTGGCGTATTTGAAAGAACCCGAACCGCCCAAAGGCATCAAAGACGCATTTTCCAAACTGCCGCTGCTGAAAGACATTTGGAGCATGGCACCAAACGTGGTGAAAAATGCGCCGTGTCAGGAAATCGTATGGGAAGGTGAAGACGTTGATTTGTATAAACTTCCGATTCAACATTGCTGGCCGAAAGACGTTGCGCCGCTGGTAACGTGGGGCTTGACCGTAACGCGCGGACCGCACAAAAAACGCCAGAACTTAGGCATTTACCGCCAGCAGTTAATCGGCAAAAACAAGCTGATTATGCGCTGGCTGTCGCATCGCGGCGGCGCGCTGGATTATCAGGAGTTCCGCAAACTCAATCCTGATACGCCATATCCCGTCGCCGTCGTGCTCGGCTGCGACCCTGCCACCATTTTGGGCGCGGTAACGCCCGTTCCCGATACCTTGAGCGAATACCAGTTTGCCGGACTGCTGCGCGGTTCTCGGACAGAACTGGTGAAATGTATCGGCAACGATTTGCAAGTGCCCGCACGCGCTGAAATCGTGCTGGAAGGCGTCATCCATCCGAACGAAACCGCGTTGGAAGGCCCATACGGCGACCACACGGGCTATTACAACGAGCAGGACCATTTCCCCGTGTTCACGGTCGAACGCATCACCATGCGCGAAAACTCGATTTACCATTCCACCTACACAGGCAAACCGCCCGACGAACCCGCCGTTTTGGGCGTGGCGTTGAATGAAGTGTTCGTACCGCTCTTGCAAAAGCAGTTTCCCGAAATCACCGATTTCTACCTGCCGCCCGAAGGCTGTTCCTACCGCATTGCGGTGGTCAGCATGAAAAAACAGTACGCCGGACACGCCAAGCGCGTGATGATGGGTTGCTGGTCGTTCCTGCGCCAATTTATGTACACCAAATTCATCATCGTGGTCGATGACGATGTGAACGTGCGCGACTGGAAAGAAGTCATCTGGGCCGTAACCACGCGCATGGACCCCGTGCGTGACACCGTTTTAGTGGAAAACACGCCCATCGATTATCTGGACTTCGCCAGCCCCGTCAGCGGACTCGGCGGCAAAATGGGCTTAGATGCAACCAACAAATGGCCGGGCGAAACCGACCGCGAATGGGGACGTGTGATCAAAAAAGACCCTGCGGTTACGGCTAAGATTGATGAGATTTGGGAGGAGTTGGGGTTGTAA
- a CDS encoding Lrp/AsnC ligand binding domain-containing protein: MLDMIVMIDGFILKETRTRHFTSMKMQHARFDEFENWLRGWENVESADKTSGDTCCQIVYATDNLAELEHFLSQLLQHGTYRLHSSIRRMK, encoded by the coding sequence ATGCTGGATATGATCGTCATGATTGACGGCTTCATACTCAAAGAAACCCGCACTCGTCATTTTACCAGTATGAAAATGCAGCACGCTCGTTTCGATGAATTTGAAAACTGGCTGCGCGGCTGGGAAAACGTGGAAAGTGCGGACAAAACCAGTGGCGACACCTGTTGTCAAATTGTGTACGCCACAGACAATTTGGCCGAACTGGAACATTTTTTGAGCCAATTGCTGCAACACGGTACATACCGCCTGCACAGCAGCATCCGGCGTATGAAGTAA
- a CDS encoding ribokinase produces the protein MLHTKVVVVGSINMDLVTRATQFARAGETLLGSSFHRYMGGKGANQAVAAARLGACVTIIGAVGDDDFGLEMVTNLRHEGICTDYVQTIMGQNSGMANITVADEENSIIVIAGANMYLTVADIEAAEERFAEADIILSQLEIPMECVMAASRLAAKYNKPFILNPAPARAIPKELLEQITILTPNRYELAASLGAPQGLSPEELILKSPCPVLMTSGSKGAVYKDPKGRLRHVSGFKVQTSDTTGASDAFNGALAVFWHEGIDIAVRKACAAAALSITRSGAQNGMPFEFELSGFLASQK, from the coding sequence ATGCTCCATACCAAAGTCGTCGTCGTCGGTAGTATCAACATGGATTTAGTAACCCGCGCCACCCAATTCGCGCGCGCGGGCGAGACTTTGCTGGGAAGCTCATTCCATCGCTACATGGGAGGCAAAGGTGCCAACCAAGCAGTTGCCGCCGCACGCCTAGGTGCATGCGTAACCATCATCGGTGCAGTCGGCGACGACGATTTCGGACTGGAAATGGTAACCAACCTCCGCCACGAAGGTATATGTACCGATTATGTCCAAACCATCATGGGACAAAACAGCGGCATGGCAAACATTACCGTTGCCGACGAAGAAAATTCCATCATCGTTATTGCCGGCGCAAATATGTATCTGACCGTTGCCGACATCGAAGCCGCAGAAGAACGGTTTGCCGAAGCCGACATCATCCTCAGCCAGCTTGAAATTCCGATGGAGTGCGTGATGGCCGCATCAAGGCTGGCAGCAAAATACAATAAACCCTTTATCCTCAATCCTGCGCCCGCCCGCGCCATCCCAAAAGAATTGCTGGAGCAAATTACTATCTTAACGCCCAACCGCTACGAGCTTGCCGCCAGCCTGGGAGCGCCGCAAGGCTTGTCCCCCGAAGAGTTGATTTTGAAATCCCCCTGTCCCGTCCTGATGACTTCAGGCAGTAAAGGCGCCGTATATAAAGACCCTAAAGGCCGCCTACGCCATGTTTCAGGTTTTAAAGTACAAACCTCTGACACCACAGGTGCCAGCGATGCCTTCAACGGTGCATTAGCAGTATTCTGGCACGAAGGCATAGACATCGCCGTACGCAAGGCCTGTGCCGCTGCCGCCCTGTCTATTACCCGCTCTGGCGCACAAAACGGAATGCCTTTCGAGTTCGAATTAAGCGGCTTCCTCGCCTCTCAAAAATAA
- the dnaE gene encoding DNA polymerase III subunit alpha — protein sequence MTEPTYIPLRLHTEFSITDGMVRIKKLIAKAQEYGLPALGISDLMNEFGLVKFYKACRSAGIKPVGAADVWIGNPNAPDKPFRAMLIIRNDAGYLRLSELLTAAYVGKDRNVHHAELNPEWLENGDNSGLICLSGAHYGEVGVNLLNGNEDAARAAALKYAAWFPDAFYLELQRLPERPEWEACVSGSVKLAEELGLPVVATHPTQFMSRDDFNAHEARVCIAGGWVLTDKKRPRDFTPSQFFIPPETMLERFADLPEALENTVEIAKRCNIHITLGKNFLPLFPTPDGLSLDDYLVKLSNEGLQERMVQLYPDEAERAAKMPEYQERLDFELNIIIQMKFPGYFLIVQDFINWAKTHGCPVGPGRGSGAGSLVAYSLKITDLDPLKYALLFERFLNPERVSMPDFDVDFCQSNRGRVIEYVRDKYGAQAVSQIVTFGTMSSKAVIRDVGRVLELPFTLCDKLSKLIPLEANKPLGLDDAMKAEPQIQELIEAEEADELITLAKKLEDLTRGLGMHAGGVLIAPGKISDYSPVYQADESASPVSMYDKGDVEDVGLVKFDFLGLRNLTIIEMAQNNIKNTTGDIVDVGKIPLDDQAAYKIFRDANTTAVFQFESTGMKKMLKTAHTTKFEELIAFVSLYRPGPMDNIPDFVARMKGQEFQYIHPLLEGILAPTYGIMVYQEQVMQAAQIIGGYSLGGADLLRRAMGKKKPEEMVKHREIFAEGAAKQGISREKSDEIFNYMEKFAGYGFNKSHAAAYALISYQTAWLKAHYPAEFMAATMSSELDNTDQLKHFYDDCRANGIEFLPPDINESDYRFTPYPNMKIRYALGAIKGTGEAAVESIIAARQSGGKFTGLLDFCERVGKEHMNRRTLEALIRGGAFDSIEPNRAMLLANIDLAMNNADQKAANANQGGLFDMMEDAIEPVQLIDAPMWSESEKLAEEKTVIGFYLSGHPFGPYAQEVRQIAPTKLGRLKPQDSVRLAGFVTAVRTMMGKRGKIAFVSLEDLSGQIEIMVSGQTLENCADYLKSDQVLIIESKVSRDDYGGGDGLRIMANQVMTLQMARERYARSLSLALAPGHDIARLAAILTAHRLPDTSHIPLQLSYSNDKASGKFQVPPKWMVTPSSALFDELEKLLGSRAVRVNW from the coding sequence ATGACCGAGCCGACCTACATCCCGCTGCGCCTGCATACCGAGTTTTCGATTACCGACGGTATGGTGCGGATTAAAAAACTGATTGCCAAAGCGCAGGAATACGGTTTGCCTGCTTTGGGCATCAGCGATTTGATGAACGAATTCGGTTTGGTGAAATTCTATAAAGCCTGCCGCAGCGCGGGGATTAAGCCTGTCGGGGCGGCGGACGTGTGGATAGGCAATCCGAATGCGCCCGACAAGCCGTTCCGCGCCATGCTGATTATCCGCAACGATGCGGGCTATCTGCGCTTGAGCGAACTTTTGACGGCGGCTTATGTCGGCAAAGACCGCAATGTCCATCATGCGGAACTCAATCCCGAATGGCTGGAAAACGGCGACAACAGCGGCTTGATTTGTTTGAGCGGCGCGCATTACGGCGAAGTGGGCGTGAATCTGTTGAACGGCAATGAAGACGCGGCGCGTGCGGCGGCGTTGAAGTATGCGGCGTGGTTTCCCGATGCGTTTTATCTGGAGCTGCAACGCCTGCCCGAGCGTCCCGAATGGGAGGCTTGCGTTTCGGGCAGCGTGAAGCTGGCGGAGGAGTTGGGTTTGCCGGTGGTGGCGACGCATCCGACGCAGTTTATGAGCCGCGACGATTTCAACGCGCACGAGGCGCGGGTGTGCATCGCGGGCGGCTGGGTGCTGACGGACAAGAAACGTCCGCGCGATTTCACGCCGAGCCAGTTTTTCATTCCGCCGGAAACGATGCTGGAGCGTTTCGCCGACTTGCCGGAAGCCTTGGAAAACACGGTGGAAATCGCCAAACGCTGCAATATCCATATCACGCTGGGCAAAAACTTCCTGCCCCTGTTCCCGACGCCCGACGGTCTGTCGCTGGATGATTATCTGGTGAAACTGTCCAACGAGGGTTTGCAGGAACGCATGGTTCAGCTTTATCCCGACGAGGCGGAACGGGCGGCGAAAATGCCGGAATATCAGGAGCGGCTGGATTTTGAGTTGAACATCATCATCCAGATGAAATTCCCCGGCTATTTTCTTATCGTACAAGACTTTATCAACTGGGCGAAAACGCACGGCTGTCCGGTGGGACCGGGACGCGGTTCGGGCGCGGGTTCGCTGGTGGCGTATTCGCTGAAGATTACCGACCTTGATCCACTCAAATACGCGCTGCTGTTCGAGCGTTTCTTAAACCCAGAACGTGTCTCCATGCCCGACTTCGATGTGGACTTTTGCCAAAGCAACCGCGGGCGCGTGATTGAGTATGTGCGCGACAAATACGGCGCGCAGGCGGTGAGCCAGATTGTGACCTTCGGCACGATGTCGTCCAAAGCGGTGATACGCGACGTAGGGCGCGTGCTGGAGCTGCCGTTTACCCTGTGCGACAAATTGTCGAAGCTGATTCCGCTGGAAGCCAACAAACCTTTGGGTTTGGACGACGCGATGAAGGCGGAGCCGCAGATTCAGGAATTGATTGAAGCGGAAGAAGCGGACGAACTGATTACGCTGGCGAAAAAGCTGGAAGATTTGACGCGCGGTTTGGGTATGCACGCGGGCGGCGTGTTGATTGCGCCGGGCAAGATTTCCGATTACAGCCCCGTGTATCAGGCGGACGAATCCGCCTCGCCCGTATCCATGTACGACAAGGGCGACGTGGAAGACGTGGGTTTGGTGAAGTTCGACTTTTTGGGCCTGCGCAACCTGACCATTATCGAAATGGCGCAGAACAACATCAAAAACACCACCGGCGATATTGTCGATGTCGGCAAAATCCCGCTCGATGACCAAGCCGCCTACAAAATCTTCCGCGACGCAAACACTACCGCCGTATTCCAGTTCGAATCGACCGGCATGAAAAAAATGCTGAAAACGGCGCACACCACCAAGTTTGAAGAACTCATCGCCTTCGTATCGCTCTACCGCCCCGGCCCGATGGACAACATCCCCGACTTCGTCGCGCGTATGAAGGGGCAGGAATTCCAATACATCCACCCGCTGCTGGAAGGCATCCTCGCGCCGACCTACGGGATTATGGTGTATCAGGAACAAGTGATGCAGGCGGCACAGATTATCGGCGGCTACTCGCTCGGCGGTGCGGACTTGCTGCGCCGCGCCATGGGTAAGAAAAAGCCCGAAGAAATGGTGAAACACCGCGAAATCTTCGCCGAAGGCGCGGCAAAACAAGGCATTTCGCGCGAAAAATCCGACGAAATCTTCAACTATATGGAAAAATTCGCCGGCTACGGTTTCAACAAATCCCACGCCGCCGCCTACGCCCTGATTTCCTACCAGACCGCATGGCTCAAAGCCCATTACCCCGCCGAATTTATGGCGGCGACCATGTCGTCTGAATTGGACAACACCGACCAGCTCAAGCATTTCTACGACGACTGCCGCGCCAACGGCATCGAGTTCCTGCCGCCCGACATCAACGAATCCGACTACCGCTTCACGCCGTATCCGAACATGAAAATCCGCTACGCACTCGGCGCAATTAAAGGCACGGGCGAAGCCGCCGTCGAATCCATCATCGCCGCGCGGCAAAGCGGCGGCAAGTTTACCGGCCTCTTGGACTTCTGCGAGCGCGTCGGCAAAGAACACATGAACCGCCGCACCCTCGAAGCCCTGATACGCGGCGGCGCGTTCGACAGCATCGAACCCAACCGCGCCATGCTCTTGGCAAACATCGACCTCGCCATGAACAACGCCGACCAAAAAGCCGCCAACGCCAATCAGGGCGGGCTGTTTGACATGATGGAAGACGCCATCGAACCGGTGCAGCTCATCGATGCACCCATGTGGAGCGAATCGGAAAAACTCGCCGAAGAAAAAACCGTCATCGGCTTCTACCTGTCTGGCCACCCGTTCGGCCCGTATGCCCAAGAAGTCCGCCAAATCGCCCCGACCAAATTAGGCCGTCTGAAACCGCAAGACAGCGTGCGCCTCGCCGGATTCGTTACCGCCGTGCGCACCATGATGGGTAAGCGCGGAAAAATCGCCTTCGTCAGCCTCGAAGATTTGAGCGGACAGATTGAAATCATGGTCAGCGGCCAGACGCTGGAAAACTGCGCCGACTACCTCAAATCCGACCAAGTACTGATTATCGAATCCAAAGTCAGCCGCGACGACTACGGCGGCGGCGACGGGCTGCGCATCATGGCAAACCAAGTCATGACCCTGCAAATGGCGCGCGAACGCTACGCCCGCAGCCTCAGCCTCGCCCTTGCCCCCGGCCACGACATCGCACGCCTCGCCGCCATCCTCACCGCCCACCGCCTGCCCGACACATCGCACATCCCGCTGCAACTGTCGTACAGCAACGACAAAGCGTCGGGCAAGTTTCAAGTGCCGCCGAAATGGATGGTGACACCCAGCTCCGCGTTATTCGACGAACTGGAAAAACTGCTCGGCAGCAGGGCAGTGCGCGTGAATTGGTAG
- a CDS encoding LysR substrate-binding domain-containing protein, which yields MQTHSDDLRFFVAVVENGGFTRAAAVLETDNSAVSRSVKRLEAKLGVTLLNRTTRQISTTEEGAQYFRRAKKILEDMAQAEAEIRAASGVPQGLLRVDAATALVLNRLVPLIGAFCRRYPQVDVSLTSSENRIDLIERRVDVAIRAGRLDDSSLRVRPLFDSYRRVVAAPDYLAQHGMPQNPSELERHCCLGYCEPSVLNVWDIACDDGQAYTARPKLCADSCETVKRLCLSGQGIASLPDFTVDADLAAGRLTELFPDRRLVVPTPFNAVYYAGRAVSPKIRAFVDFLAEEWGRDTVFENRPRAT from the coding sequence ATGCAAACCCATTCAGACGACCTCCGTTTTTTCGTTGCCGTGGTGGAAAACGGTGGTTTTACCCGCGCGGCGGCAGTGCTGGAGACTGACAATTCCGCCGTCAGCCGCAGCGTGAAGCGGCTGGAAGCCAAGCTTGGCGTTACCCTGCTCAACCGCACCACGCGTCAAATCAGCACTACCGAAGAAGGCGCGCAGTATTTCCGCCGCGCCAAAAAGATTCTGGAAGACATGGCACAGGCGGAAGCGGAAATCCGCGCGGCAAGCGGTGTGCCGCAGGGTTTGCTGCGTGTCGATGCCGCCACCGCGCTGGTGTTGAACCGCCTTGTGCCGCTCATCGGGGCGTTTTGCCGCCGTTATCCGCAGGTGGACGTGTCGCTGACCTCGTCTGAAAACCGCATCGACCTGATTGAACGCAGGGTCGATGTCGCCATCCGCGCGGGACGGCTGGACGATTCGTCCCTGCGCGTGCGCCCCCTGTTCGACAGCTACCGCAGAGTGGTCGCCGCGCCCGATTATCTGGCGCAACACGGCATGCCGCAGAACCCTTCCGAATTGGAACGGCACTGCTGCTTGGGCTATTGCGAGCCGAGCGTGCTGAACGTGTGGGACATAGCCTGCGACGACGGACAGGCATACACCGCCCGCCCGAAACTCTGCGCCGACAGTTGCGAGACGGTCAAACGGCTCTGCCTGTCCGGGCAAGGCATCGCCAGCCTGCCCGATTTCACGGTGGACGCGGATTTGGCAGCAGGACGGCTGACGGAACTCTTTCCCGACCGCCGACTTGTCGTGCCGACCCCGTTCAACGCCGTCTATTACGCAGGACGTGCCGTCAGCCCGAAAATCCGGGCGTTTGTGGATTTTTTGGCGGAAGAATGGGGACGGGATACAGTGTTTGAAAACCGTCCAAGGGCTACCTGA